A window of Carassius gibelio isolate Cgi1373 ecotype wild population from Czech Republic chromosome A3, carGib1.2-hapl.c, whole genome shotgun sequence genomic DNA:
tttttttttttttttacaggcgtCACAGAGCAATTGCAGCTTCGGACAAACACGCATAAccgcaaataatacttctgcacactgtttctctttttacagcagaaatgtgaattctgccggtattcagacagtctcatgcatacagatacagattcgggTAAGAATcgcctagggctgtcaaaatagatgaaaaactcaattcaaattttttacttaaatatgatcaaaattcgAATTGTATTcgaattttaaatgcataatttcagttttttttttatttcatgcaatattactgcatgtttattcaaagcattagaatacatgactgtgataaaaaaaaccataatatttaaaataatgtttatgaaccaattattattaagttgcttaaagaactataaacaaaacagcatcatgcatGTGTaatggaaacaggtcaatttagctcaaagggaatcatttaataatttaaagggaatttgaacagaatcactgtttcacggctgaacaatgagacgccctgcgattcactgaacgagccgtttaacatcaaatctgcgcttgatattaatatccaaactatagtgaaacactatcaattagcacagtaacaagatcggcagtttaagacattaccttttaagcacaaaacacaagatacttctcttttcaatatgaataaggctttattagataaatctaagacatataaactaatctaatctattttacaatcgattcaatgaacactcgTCACTCAAATCGAACAGGATTTTTTTccacaaaagtgacaacccaagaaagcaaagcaaactttctctcatttgtaggttgcatgcAAGTAAAACACtacctcatttttttttcttacctgaaattcatgcaataaatatgtttttgacaaagatttaaatttgtttgtcgtCTATATAGACTGCATCTAAATGAGGTTTGAAATAATGCGCCCCAAGGCTaattagcatatcgtgacgtcacgatatgctaatttgtttaaattcataccgacgtcatcaccatcacaaaaatgtactttttttttttttacattgaaacttgaaaataaaatagacCAACCTACcgacccttaaaaaaaaaaaaaagaaattactgttactgcaaaccaaaatatttttaaggatggccccATCTCAGTTCAGTTAGTAATCATAGATTTATTATGCTAAAAATGCCAACAAAACCCTGCTTGCTTTGTGGGAGCATCCAGGCTAATCTAAAACATTCTAAAATGGCATGAGTTCAGGATCTGATGTGTTTGACCAATGTTAGGGAATGTTATTATCACTATTTTCGTGAGACTAGTGGCGCAGAAATTACACGCTTCACTTTTAaaaaaggattagttcacttacagaataaatatttcctgattatttactcacccccatctCTTCCAaaattcatgtctttctttcttcagtcaaaaagaaattaaggtttttgaggaaaacattccagtatttttcttcatataatggacttcaatgggaCCCAACGAGTTGAAGGCACAAaatgcagtttcagtgcagcttcaaagtgctctacacgatcccagccgaggaataagggtcttatcttgTGAAACAATCAgtgattttcttaaaaaaaaaaaaagtctatacaTTTTAACCACAAATCTCGACTTTACACATTACGTAGTCATGTTGGAAAGGTCACGCAGGTGGTAGAACcgacccagtgtttacaaagcaAATGTGCAATGAAAGTCAAACGCCCTTTACAAAACAGTAAAACAACAATTTCAGACGATTTTAAAGTTGGAGGAAAAAAATGAGATCAGTATTTCGCCCTACCCTAACTTTTTGAACAGGAGTACACAGATAAAGAGCTATCCACATGTGACATTTACAACATGAGTACACAATGTGTGAAGTCATGAACGTGCATCACAGAGCTGGGATCGTTTGGAGCACTTTGAAGCTGTAATTTGGACTTTCAGCCCGTTGGGTCCCATTGACCCTGGAGAAAAattctggaatgttttcctcaaaaaccataatttattttcaactgaagaaagagAAGTCATGAACATCTTGCATGACATGTGGGTGATGTAAAATATCAGCAAAttattttattctggaagtgaactaatcctttaaatctTAATCTTGCATACCATTTCATTAGAAACATGAGCTCGCCGCTGGAATCTGTGGCTCCAATGATGCGTTCTGGCTCTAATCCCCGTGCAAAGCCCCTCGGCTTGTCTTgctgcaaaaaagaaaatagatcagcattttatttttcgaatgcagtaaaaaaaaaaaaaaattattgttattagtcTGAAAAACACCAACATCTTTCTTCTGATAAGCATGTCTTAATATATGAGGTTTTAatcaactttttacattttagttttcacAGGGATAGTATCTCCACCTCTTTGCTTGTTAGGTCAAGGAAGCAACAACGTGGCACTAAGATTGTCCTGCTGAGGCTAATATACATCAAATTAATAATGGTTTAACAAATTTAGCTAACAATTCAAGATCCTGTTCCTGTTTTTAAGCATGAACTCAATTTTGTTAACTTTTTCCaagactttattttacatttggaaTGGTGCTCAAGTAAagttaaggatgtttagataatTTTAGAAACAAAAAATGAGAAAGATATACATTTTTTGCAATGCATGCAACAGTTAATGCCATGACTTTTTGAAGTCAAGACCTTTTAAGGCCTTAATTTGTGAGAGGGTGAAAAAGGTATTTGAAAAGGTATTATTCATAGAAGGTATTTGAAAGGGAGAAATTATAACCGATGAAACATCTGAATATTACAAACAATTTTGTTGGCATTGTGGTTTTATAAAAATCCACACCTGGGACATAAAATcctcaaaacaaaataaacacctAAAAGTACctgacaaatgcataaatataggAAGTGTGTGCACAGTCTTATGTTAAAcaagaaacctaaaaaaaaataaaaaatatatatatatatatatatatatatatatatatagaaataagcaaataaatcacATGCcatgctttataaaataaaacttacgCATGTGCAAGTTTTCCTACCAAAGTTAATCTAAGGGGATGATTAAACCTAACCTCATCTTTCCTCTTTTTGGGCCGGCTGTCTTCCCCACCATCTGTGTCAGATTCTCCTTTCCTCTTTCCAACAgtctctttcttttcatttaactTGTGTTTTTGCATGTACTCTGCAATGAGATCAGGACAGTCCAGGTTGTCCTCTGGTTCCCATGTGTTGTCTTCACTAAGAAAAAGGGAATATATTCACAATCATTTGAATaccatcttttttttatattaaatttttttattttattggagaAGGGCTGGACCACCCAACCAAAACCAAACATAGGGTACATATTTATTAGCAGAGCATTTATTGTCCCAGAGCTCTTAGTTATATAATGACGAAATGGTCAACAGGTTTGTTAGGAATCAAGCATCTTGccttaaatgaatgcatttagctGATATTAGTGACTTACTCCGAGAAGCCCTTCCACTTGAGAAGGAACTCCACTCTGCCCTTCACCACACGTCTGTCCAGAACCTTCTCCACCACatattcttcctcttcctcttctaccACCTCCTCCACCTTCTTCTTGGTCTGCTTCTTCCCAGCTGTGGCCGCCAGCTTGCTGTCTGCGGAGAAAGAGGGCAGTAAAGACGAAAAGGGTCAGCCTTTTctatgaacaaaataaaataaaatacaaatttcagTATTCAAACAGTTAGAAAACGAAACACTAGACAGTATGGGCTGAGCAGAACAAACACAAAGAGTGATAACTCACTAGCAGGGGGCCGTGCGCAAAGAAGAAGAGTGATTATTCAGGGTTTATTTTAAAGAAGGTATGCCAAGGTCAATAAATCTTCACACATCTTTGTGTTATCCAGAGCAATGCGTCGAAATTCAAGACATTTTGACTACTGTGAGAAACCCACGGTGTTTAGTGATTAATTCTTGCTTTTGAGAACAAGgtcagaaactaaaaaaaaaaaactcaaattccATTGTCCTTGAAGAGACAGTTCACTCCAAAATAAAAactctgtcatcaattactcactctTCATGTTTCTTCACTTAAGATAAATCAAAAACTGTTTCAACTGTTTGCCAACtccacagaagaaacaaagtTACATAGGTTTGGAAAGATATGAGAGTGAGCAGATGAGgcaagagtttttatttttgggagaactatcaaCAAGTGCCAGCATCTGAACTATATAAATCAAGGACCAGATGTACCTTAAGCTGTTCAAACAAGCACTTCTCAAGAATCGGCATGATCACAATATTAGTATCATATTCCAAGCGGATCAGATATCAGTCTGAACAAGAAGCAGAACCACTCGATGCTTAACGTTTCAACAGATCAATCATTTAGGAGACATTGGCATCAACCAGTGATTAATGTGCTCGGACTGGCTTGTCAATGCAGAACGCACACTGCCTCGGTTTACGAAGATTTTTTGTAGAAATTTATAAAGTATACACTACcaagagaagtctcttatgctcacaaaggctgcatttatttgagcaaaatacattaaaaagagtaatatcgtgaaatataaccattttaaataaatgttgtctgttttaatatattttgagatGTAATTTACTTCTGGGATCAAAGAGGAATAGTCAGAAAATTTCTTattacaatgttgaaaacaagaGCTGCTTAATCGTTGTGGAAACTGGGAcacttttcaggattttttatagtaataattagttttttgtttttaaacatatcCTTAACATTTCaagtatttgtatattttcaagtatatttatgtccgatcaattcaatgcatcctttctgaataaaaggaATCAGTACAGGAAAAAACATTTGTCTCTCATTTgtgaacattagttaatgcattaactatgaACTACCAAAAAAACAATACTTTGacagcatttattaacctttgttaatgttagttagttcacagtgcattaactaatgttgacAGACACTTGCCAGTTAGAATACAACTGCTCATTAAGCTGATTTAAGAAATGTCACAAACAAATGAGACCTTAGTGTTAACAGTTAGCCGGATTTCATCCATTTGAAACACTCATTCTGTCCTTTTTGTGCAGCAGACCAGAACCAAACCTTTGACCTTAGCAGCTCTATTAGTCAATGACAGATAATGGATCACATGATCAGATGAAACAACGGTCATGAAAACAGACAACACCACGTGAGATGCACCTGAAGCAATTTCAAGACTCGTCTCGAAGACAGAGATGCTAAGGTGATCTGAACGCCtagaagaaacaacaacaaaacccctCCCCCATAAACATCTGAAAGAGAGCAGCAGTGAAGGAGAAAGTTGTGAGACACCTGCGGTGACGCTGGGAGCATCACTAGCGGTGTCTGTAGGTTGGCTCATGCTCGTCGACGGGGCGGAGGCTCTGTGAAACCTTCCGCTTCCTGGTCAGCGTCAACTGTGCTGAACAGAGTGAAAGGGGGGATTAGAGGGGGTCAGGGGACATCAGGGAGAGAACAACACAAGGAGGGAATACAATTACACAGATCGGTGGCTCTAACAAACACAGCATTTCAGCATTCTCCCTTTCAACTGATCGACAGCGCAAACAAGATAAGCGTCATGGTGTATTGTCAATTCATCTGACAACATTGTGTCCAGGTCACACTACaaatattgtgatattattttcattaatatttaaacatttcccAACTGAttctcattaattttttttttttttttttgtaatttttattatcttCAATGCGGACAGATATCATtgaatgattttattaaattagtaTGTGGGTCACGGTCACTGACAAAAAGGGGTTTCaagcatcaaaacaataaaagtttAACACCACTGTATTTCCCCCCCCTCGTCATTAGATTGTGTCTTTTTTATTAAGGGGAAAAACTGTACATTACTATACATTTTACCATgatttattaaattgttattcAGTGTAACAATAATTTATACACCAAAAGTCTTGACactatttagaaaaataattatttgatcaaCTGAAAATACTCTAAGATCACAGTTCAGCccaaaaatactaattaattgtaattttaaatatttaactatttttaccACTATAGGTTTTCAccaatgttacatttttaaataataataatctgctcATTCTATTTATGTCTTAATAAATTCAGGCCAGAATAAATATGTTGCTTCATTTTTAcacctatattatatatatatatatatacacatacatacatacatatatatacacatacatgttatatatatatgttacatatATGTTATGTTGAATGACGATGGAACATTATTTCactcatatttttacatttttatttcaacaaagaaaacattattaacattaaagaAAACAGTTTACTCACTTTTAATATGGTTTCGATTTATATAAACTCACTTCTCCAATTTAATTTGAGGGGGACACCCAAATGGGACATCTCGTCTTTGACCAACATCTGTACTGTTTTACAGTTTTGAATGagatttacttttatttgcatGAGGGGAAATGTACTTAAAATGACCATGAAGtgaaaatcataataaatataaaaaatagagaCAGCAACAGGTTGTTGTGCAAAAACGAAATGCCCTTATGAAGACTCACAATGGCTTTATTATAGTAAAATTGAAGTAACCATAgtttattggttttatttgtagtaaaccCATGGTTTATTTTCGTAAGGGTtgatttcttgtaaaaaaaaaaaaaaaaaaaaaaaaaaaaaaagtggttacattttttttaataaagtttacccctcaatttttttgtttagtagaTGCTGTTTTGCGGGGATGTTAGCAAACACTCGCTAACAACCTAAAAAGGGGCATTAAAAAACAGAGCAGACTAATAAATTAAACTCCAAGCGTTTGGacataaagaaaaaacaaaacaaaaaaaaacaacaacaacccacTTTAGCGTAATTATAATACTTAAACTGTGTGTTCAGACCATCACATCTCATTGGACGTAATTTCTTCCGGAGCTTTTCCTCTCCTGTAGCAGCAAGCACGAGCCACTGAGGCGAGGTGTTACGTTTTAATTCGACAGTAACGTTACAACCGTATACACCGTGTAAATCTCTCTAAAACGGTCCTCCCGAGCCCCTCACGTGCACGAGGAAGGCGTTTCTGTCTCGCGCTAAAATGGTGGGCTGGACCGACACATTTGTGGGTTTAAAAGGTACCATGACATCAACAACATTTATGCTCTGCGATAAATACATGCATTAAAACGTTCCTGTGCACGTTGATTTTAACTGTACAAACCTAAAACGGCCGTTAAAAGCGAGACACCGCCTAGCCTGCTGGCTAATGCTGCAGAAGCGTGCTCGCCACTTCTCCATGTTGACCTGGATCCGATCAGAAACCTACCAACAGTTTCTCAAATACAACTGGGAGATTATTAAAGAGCAGTATGTTGCTTAGAGATTTAACACACTTGTCTTGTCTGATAAGTGTATATATTTGAAGAATTGCATTCCTTACAGACACAGTCAATTCTGTAGCTAACGATAGTTTTCACAGTCTGCACGCAGCGCCACTTACCTGTGATTTACCGAATTAAGGGCGAAATAACACCGAATAAGGTGACTCAGTGCAGCTAGACCGGCTTTAAGTGTCGACAAACGTTTGAAATCTGTCGACTGGAGAAAGAGTTTGCTATTGTTTTATCGAGGTTATCTGGATGGTCAGACAAAAGGTAACGTTACACGATCGCTCCAGCAACCCGCCAATTCCGACCCAACGTGCCTTTGTACGTACGCAAATGGTGCATCCtgggagttgtagtttttgcGTCCACTGTGAAAACGAAAAAACGGTTGAGGCACAAAGTGGTTCATCGGAACACTTGGAAATGCATAATATATTCtcaaaaacttatatatatacacatatatatatatatatatatatatatatatatatatatatatatatatatatatatatatatatatatatatatatgctgcagAGCTGGGTAGtatctgattacatgtaatctgtatTATAGGCCTAaatagaataaattacattttaaaagtgtgaagtgacattcagccaagtatagtgaaataatactcagaattcatgctctgcatttaacccatccgaagtgcacacacacacacacactatgaacacacagcagtggacagccatttatgctgcggcgcccgaggagcagttgggggttcgataccttgctcaagggcacctggtattgagggtggagagagcactgtacatgcactccccacacctacaattcctgccggcccaagactcgaactcacaacccttcgattgcaagtgcgactctctaaccattaggccacgacttcccacaaaatgtaatctgattacagttccttttttattgattacatgattacTTATTATTCACCATTAtacataaattattcataatgtattGATTTTCCCTATTTCCTCTTTTTCATCTTGATGAAATGATCCTTTCCAAAATATTCTTCCACTTATATGAAGTAAAAatcataatgaataaaaaaaaaaaaaaagacagcaacAGGTTGTTGTGAAAAAAGAAATTCCCTTACGAAAACTCACCATGGCTTTGTTATAGTAAAGTTGAAGCATCCATAGTTTATTGGTTTTATAGTAAACccatggtttattttcataaggGTTAATTTCttgtgtgtaaaaaataaaaaataaaagagagggattttaaaaaccttgtttttaaacatttttataatgtttagccctcaattttagttttgtttaaaagaTGCTTtaatatacagtgtgtgtatatctatatatatatatatatatatatatatatatatatatatatatatatatatatatatatatatatatatatatatatatatatatatagatatagatatatatagatatagatatatatagatatatatatattatacatttagaaagtcttccagttttgtgGACATTCACTATAGTCAGGTGGCTGTTGCTAATTACACAGAAAACTGAAAGGCCACACAGCATGTGATCACTGTATTTGCAAAAATCATTTTCAGGGGTAAGATGTGCTTCAACAATTGCATCAACTAAcctactgatgaacacattaattatatttcattatctCATTCATGACAGATAAATATATGAGCCATTCTGTTTGCACATTGTTTGTATTAAATCAAGGACAAATACTTAACACAGTGAAACTGCTGTTTTCCTTCTGAATCATCTCCTATGATAAACAGCTGTTGTGGTTCTCAGTTCGATGGCACaccctcagaaaaaaaggtacaagtGCTGTCATCTTGGCGGTACCCTTTCAAACAGTACTGATATGGTTCCTTGTGAAAGCATTCACAcctcttcatttttttaatgttttgttataacattttgttgcctaatgttaaactactttaaataGCCCCCCCCCCACATCAGTcatgacaaagcaaaaaaaaaaaaaaactgatttatgaacaaatttatatatatatatatatatatatatatatatatatatatatatatatatatatatatatatatatatatatatatatatatatatatatatatatatatatatatatatatatatatatatatatatatatatatatatatatatatatatatatatatatatgtaaaaactaaataaaaaacccTGAAATAATTATGTTGTATAAGTAAGTAGTTGAATGTGACGTGAAATATAGCTCTGGAGTATTCCAATATCGCTTGTAGATGTTACTATACTTGTGGCAAATTAAACTGAGTATGGTTGAATTCAAACTCAATCATCTACTCTGTGTAGACACATGAAAACCCACTTGGACTCTCAGTTGCAGTGTAATGTATGGAAGAAAGCATGCACTGCTCATCATCTGCGGAGTAGCATCCCAAcagtaaagtgtgctggtagcagcCTCATGCCGTGGGCCTGTTTTTTAGTGGAAGAGAATCAGGGACTCGTCAAAGCTCAACTTGCTGAAAATATGTAGAACGCCTTAATGAAAACCCAGTCCAGAGCATCCAGAAGCTCAGACTGGACAAAAGGTGACCCTATAGCGCACAACTTAGACAATGCAAGAGTTGCTTATGGACAACTCTGTGAATGCCATTGAGTGTCCCATGCCAGTCTTGGGCTTCaaacatttctgaaggaatctGAAAATGTCAGTCAGCCCCCCTGCATCTAaacctgacagagcttgagaggtgaagagAAGATTGGCTGATAATTGCCAAATGCAAATGTGCAAAGCTTGTCACATCATACCTTAACAGACTTGAAACTGTACTTCaagaatacttatgcaatgtacttatttcagttcagttcagttatgttctgttttttttttttttgcttcatcaTTATGGTGTATGGGTTGTAGATTGATGTGAAAGAAAgctaatttaaaacagtttaataaggcaacaatataaaatatgaaaaaataaagagtTATGAATATTTTCGCAAGGCACTGTATATCTCATTGAGGTAAGTAAGGGGTAAATATGGTAAAGGTGTATTTCGAAAGGGTACTCCACTTGTAACAGCGTTTGGATCTTTTTTCCTGACACAGAACAAGCCTAATGTGGTTTAGACCCAAAAGTGTGATGTGAAAAGACACATGCTGAAGGATGGGAGTGGAAATAAATTCTGAATCAGAACAAGCAAATTGT
This region includes:
- the LOC127946280 gene encoding chromobox protein homolog 1; this translates as MSQPTDTASDAPSVTADSKLAATAGKKQTKKKVEEVVEEEEEEYVVEKVLDRRVVKGRVEFLLKWKGFSDEDNTWEPEDNLDCPDLIAEYMQKHKLNEKKETVGKRKGESDTDGGEDSRPKKRKDEQDKPRGFARGLEPERIIGATDSSGELMFLMKWKNSDEADLVPAKEANVKCPQVVISFYEERLTWHSYPSEEEEKKDDKN